From a single Bacillus gobiensis genomic region:
- a CDS encoding LLM class flavin-dependent oxidoreductase, translated as MSYKKQIQFGVMLHGAGGHMNSWKDPAVPADASVNLKYYQSIAKQAEAAGFTFAFVADGLYINEKSIPHFLNRFEPITVLSALATVTSKIGLVGTLSTSYSEPFTVARQFASLDKISGGRAGWNVVTSPLEGSADNYNKGKHPSHALRYEIANEYLQVVKGLWDSWEDDAFLRNRETGQFFDQNKLHTLNHNGRFFQVKGPLNIERSNQGQQVIFQAGASEAGRNLAAKEADAVFTNAESLEEAQSFYKDVKQRAESLGRNRDEVRIFPGIHPITGETIEEAEEKYRSIQELVSIEDALNYLGRFFDHFDFSVFPLDGPFPDVGDVGKNSFQSTTDRIKQKAREQNLTLREVALQVTTPKSTFFGTYEQVANQFISWIENSGADGFIFGAPILSSGLNDLIENVIPILEKRGYYSREYKSDTLRGNLGLPYKENQYTKHTVY; from the coding sequence ATGTCTTATAAAAAACAAATTCAATTTGGTGTCATGCTCCATGGAGCCGGGGGACATATGAATTCGTGGAAGGATCCAGCAGTTCCGGCGGATGCAAGTGTAAACCTGAAGTATTATCAATCTATTGCAAAGCAGGCTGAAGCAGCAGGGTTTACATTCGCATTTGTTGCAGACGGGCTGTACATTAACGAAAAATCAATCCCTCACTTTTTAAATCGTTTTGAACCTATTACGGTTTTATCTGCACTTGCAACAGTTACATCAAAAATCGGCTTGGTTGGAACATTGTCAACATCTTACAGCGAACCATTTACTGTCGCCCGCCAATTTGCATCATTGGACAAAATAAGCGGCGGTCGTGCTGGCTGGAATGTTGTTACTTCCCCGCTCGAAGGCTCTGCGGATAACTATAACAAAGGAAAGCATCCGTCTCATGCACTGCGTTATGAAATTGCAAATGAGTACTTGCAGGTTGTCAAAGGCTTGTGGGATTCATGGGAGGATGATGCTTTTTTACGGAATCGGGAAACGGGGCAATTTTTCGATCAAAATAAGCTCCACACACTAAATCATAATGGCCGGTTCTTTCAAGTAAAAGGACCGCTCAATATTGAAAGATCTAACCAAGGACAGCAGGTTATTTTTCAGGCAGGTGCATCAGAAGCAGGACGAAATCTTGCTGCAAAAGAAGCCGATGCAGTGTTTACTAATGCCGAAAGCCTTGAAGAAGCACAATCGTTTTACAAAGATGTGAAGCAGCGGGCTGAATCGCTTGGCCGAAATAGAGATGAAGTCCGTATTTTCCCTGGCATTCACCCGATAACTGGAGAAACGATTGAAGAAGCTGAAGAAAAGTACAGATCTATACAAGAACTTGTATCCATAGAAGATGCACTTAATTACTTAGGCAGATTTTTCGATCATTTTGATTTTAGTGTATTTCCACTCGACGGGCCCTTTCCCGATGTTGGTGACGTAGGTAAAAATAGCTTTCAGTCGACAACTGATCGAATTAAACAGAAAGCACGGGAACAAAATTTAACACTTCGTGAAGTTGCCCTGCAGGTAACAACGCCGAAAAGCACTTTTTTTGGGACATATGAACAAGTTGCCAATCAATTCATTTCCTGGATTGAAAACAGCGGCGCAGATGGATTTATTTTTGGAGCACCGATCCTATCAAGCGGTTTGAATGATCTCATTGAGAATGTCATTCCGATTCTTGAAAAAAGAGGGTATTACAGCCGCGAGTATAAAAGCGATACGCTTCGAGGAAATTTGGGTCTTCCCTATAAGGAAAATCAATATACAAAACACACAGTTTATTAA
- a CDS encoding LLM class flavin-dependent oxidoreductase has product MGYKLGLLDQSPIHDGETAFDALQQTIRLAQQAEEWGYSRFWVSEHHHAEQLAGSSPEVLISYLLARTNSIRVGSGGVMLQHYSPYKVAENFHVLSTLAPDRVDLGIGKAPGGLPLSTRALQFGTINDGKDFEGRFSFLHQLLENSVDKTHPLAGIQATPLPAGKTENYLLGASPKSAELAAKFGWNFVFARFINSDDTILEKAAKVYHSQYPEGRFIVSAAVIAASTQHEAQQLVKYQKVFKVHLKSGRRFTLQSAEQAEAFGTQAGEPYEVTAHELDIIAGTPAFVHEELEHLHKTYGVDEFILHSPIQQKEARSTSFYLLSPAYTNAKRNEKYVL; this is encoded by the coding sequence ATGGGTTATAAGCTTGGTTTGTTGGATCAAAGTCCAATTCATGATGGAGAGACAGCATTTGATGCACTGCAGCAAACGATTCGTCTAGCCCAACAGGCAGAAGAATGGGGCTATTCACGTTTTTGGGTTTCAGAACATCACCATGCAGAGCAACTGGCTGGATCATCACCTGAAGTGTTAATCTCCTATTTGCTGGCCAGGACGAATTCTATCCGTGTAGGATCAGGCGGCGTTATGCTTCAGCATTACAGTCCTTATAAAGTAGCTGAAAATTTTCACGTCCTATCCACATTGGCACCTGACAGAGTAGATCTTGGCATTGGAAAAGCTCCAGGCGGCCTCCCCCTTTCCACAAGAGCACTGCAGTTCGGAACGATAAATGATGGAAAAGATTTTGAAGGCAGATTCTCATTTCTGCATCAATTACTTGAAAATTCAGTCGATAAAACGCATCCGCTTGCGGGTATTCAAGCTACACCGCTTCCGGCTGGAAAAACGGAGAACTATTTACTTGGCGCAAGTCCTAAAAGTGCAGAATTGGCTGCTAAATTTGGCTGGAATTTCGTTTTTGCAAGATTTATTAACAGCGATGATACGATTCTTGAAAAAGCGGCCAAAGTTTATCACAGTCAATATCCTGAAGGAAGGTTTATCGTATCGGCCGCTGTTATCGCTGCATCCACACAGCATGAAGCTCAGCAACTTGTAAAATATCAAAAAGTGTTTAAGGTCCATTTAAAAAGCGGGAGGAGATTTACCCTTCAATCAGCCGAGCAGGCAGAAGCCTTTGGAACGCAAGCCGGAGAGCCGTATGAGGTAACTGCACATGAGTTAGATATAATTGCCGGAACTCCGGCGTTTGTACACGAAGAACTAGAGCATTTGCATAAAACATACGGCGTGGATGAGTTTATATTGCATTCCCCCATCCAGCAAAAAGAAGCAAGAAGCACGTCTTTTTATCTATTAAGCCCTGCTTATACGAATGCAAAAAGGAATGAAAAATATGTCTTATAA
- a CDS encoding riboflavin kinase, whose protein sequence is MALTASSPNFNEDRLISGRVVTGRKLGRQLGFPTANIDANVNGLVNGVYGVVAELRETKYLGVMNIGVKPTVDSNLQKTTEIFLLDFNDNIYGEYLVCELLFKIREERKFASLELLKQQIKEDILYAKERFKLTGITTKSEQNYFTEKRVFKSS, encoded by the coding sequence TTGGCATTAACAGCTTCATCTCCAAACTTTAATGAAGATCGGCTTATTTCAGGCAGAGTAGTCACAGGCAGGAAGCTAGGAAGACAATTAGGCTTTCCTACAGCTAATATTGATGCGAATGTTAACGGCTTGGTTAATGGAGTTTACGGTGTCGTTGCCGAACTCCGTGAAACGAAGTATTTAGGTGTAATGAATATAGGTGTAAAACCAACTGTTGATTCAAATTTACAAAAAACAACGGAAATATTCCTATTAGATTTTAATGACAATATATACGGAGAATATTTAGTATGCGAGTTACTCTTTAAAATTAGAGAGGAAAGAAAGTTTGCTTCATTAGAGTTATTAAAGCAACAAATCAAGGAGGATATTTTATATGCGAAAGAACGTTTTAAACTCACTGGAATTACTACAAAATCCGAGCAAAACTACTTTACTGAAAAACGAGTATTTAAATCTTCCTGA
- a CDS encoding Fur-regulated basic protein FbpA, whose product MSKLSEAVYRRKEKLIEELIALGIYKKEEHHLYELTLSEIETEYSHEIERKKPLE is encoded by the coding sequence ATGTCCAAGTTGAGTGAAGCAGTATATCGGAGGAAAGAAAAATTAATTGAAGAGTTAATTGCATTAGGTATATATAAAAAAGAGGAACATCATCTCTATGAATTAACATTATCTGAGATTGAAACTGAATACAGTCATGAAATAGAACGAAAGAAACCACTTGAATAA
- a CDS encoding YezD family protein, with translation MSSKNKIDQEVIDKIISFLEGIEYGTIQITIHDSQVTQIEKGEKFRFSLKKGEEQLRRFKTN, from the coding sequence TTGTCTTCAAAAAATAAAATTGATCAAGAAGTCATTGATAAAATCATCAGTTTTTTGGAAGGTATTGAGTATGGAACAATCCAGATCACCATCCACGACTCTCAAGTAACACAAATCGAAAAAGGTGAGAAATTTCGTTTTTCTTTGAAAAAAGGCGAGGAGCAGTTAAGAAGATTTAAAACGAACTAG
- a CDS encoding homocysteine synthase, protein MSEERRLRSETKSIHAGQQLDPATLSRAVPIYQTTSFGFRDSEHAASLFDLSEEGYVYTRIINPTTDVFEQRIASLEGGVGALGVASGQAATTYSILNIASSGDEIVSSNSLYGGTYNLFSSTLPKFGIHVKFVDPVDPENFKKAITSKTKAIYAESVGNPKGDILDIQSVADIAHENGIPLIVDNTLPSPHLLRPIDFGADIVVHSATKFIGGHGTAIGGVIVDSGKFDWAASGKFPDLTEPDPSYHGIVYTEAAGEAAYITKARVQLLRDIGAALSPFNSFLLLQGLETLHLRLERHSENALKTAEFLESHELVEWVSYAGLSSHPSYSLAQKYLPKGQGAILTFGIKGGVEAAKKLIDSVQLFSHLANIGDSKSLIIHPASTTHQQLSEQEQLLSGVTPELIRLSVGTEAIEDILEDLDSALKASQQSKKTTHAS, encoded by the coding sequence ATGTCAGAAGAAAGACGATTACGAAGCGAAACAAAATCTATTCATGCTGGACAGCAACTTGATCCCGCCACTTTATCCCGTGCTGTACCTATTTATCAAACCACTTCATTCGGATTTCGTGACAGTGAACATGCAGCAAGCTTGTTTGATTTAAGTGAAGAAGGCTATGTATATACACGAATTATCAATCCTACTACAGATGTTTTCGAACAGAGAATTGCCTCTTTAGAAGGCGGCGTTGGCGCACTAGGTGTTGCATCTGGACAGGCCGCAACCACATACTCTATTCTCAATATCGCTTCTTCTGGTGATGAAATTGTTTCCTCCAACAGTTTATATGGGGGAACATACAATTTATTTTCCTCTACCCTGCCCAAATTCGGCATTCACGTGAAGTTTGTAGACCCTGTAGACCCTGAAAACTTTAAAAAAGCCATTACTTCAAAGACGAAAGCCATTTACGCAGAATCTGTAGGAAACCCTAAAGGCGATATTTTAGATATTCAATCCGTTGCAGATATCGCTCATGAAAACGGTATCCCTCTTATTGTAGATAATACATTGCCGAGTCCGCATCTTTTGCGGCCGATTGATTTCGGAGCAGATATTGTCGTTCACTCAGCAACGAAGTTTATCGGCGGTCATGGAACCGCCATAGGAGGAGTGATTGTCGATAGCGGAAAATTCGACTGGGCTGCCAGTGGAAAATTCCCAGACTTAACCGAGCCAGATCCAAGTTACCACGGCATCGTTTACACTGAGGCTGCAGGTGAAGCCGCTTATATCACAAAAGCCCGGGTTCAATTATTAAGGGATATAGGTGCAGCTCTATCTCCATTTAATTCATTTCTTTTGCTTCAAGGATTAGAAACATTGCATCTTAGATTAGAACGGCATAGTGAGAATGCTCTGAAAACTGCAGAATTCCTAGAATCGCATGAACTGGTCGAATGGGTTAGTTACGCAGGTTTAAGCAGCCACCCATCATATTCGTTAGCTCAAAAATACTTACCTAAAGGACAAGGAGCTATTTTGACATTTGGAATAAAGGGCGGCGTAGAAGCAGCCAAAAAATTGATTGACTCTGTACAGCTATTTTCTCATTTAGCAAATATAGGAGACTCTAAGTCACTTATTATTCATCCGGCAAGCACAACACACCAACAACTGTCTGAACAAGAACAGCTCTTATCCGGGGTAACACCAGAACTTATACGATTGTCTGTAGGGACAGAGGCAATTGAAGATATATTAGAAGACTTAGACTCGGCACTTAAAGCCAGCCAACAATCGAAAAAGACTACACACGCTTCATAA
- a CDS encoding MetQ/NlpA family ABC transporter substrate-binding protein, with protein sequence MKKYRWFILLILLMIASGCGNNDSAASTGTSDKKKDVVLKVGAASTPHAEILKFIEPKLKEQGIKLEVVAINDGIQTNEQTANGELDANYFQHTPYLEQTNKDSGLNLVNVKGVHIEPFGVYSKKIKSIDELSEGAKVAVPKDPVNFSRALQLFADNGIIELDNDQSGDNAFTVEDISKNEKKLEFIAVDGPLLVRSLDDVEASAINTNYALEADLKPVDDALIIEGKESPYVNILVTTPDKKDDESIQKLAKELTTEEVRKYIEDTFEGAVIPAF encoded by the coding sequence ATGAAGAAGTATCGCTGGTTTATTTTACTTATATTATTAATGATTGCAAGTGGATGCGGCAACAATGACAGCGCAGCATCAACTGGAACGAGCGACAAGAAGAAGGATGTCGTCCTAAAAGTAGGCGCAGCATCAACACCTCACGCAGAAATATTAAAGTTTATTGAACCTAAATTGAAAGAACAGGGAATTAAACTTGAGGTTGTAGCTATTAATGATGGGATACAAACAAATGAACAAACGGCAAACGGTGAACTAGATGCAAACTATTTTCAACATACACCATACTTAGAACAAACGAATAAAGATAGCGGACTGAATCTTGTCAATGTAAAAGGAGTGCATATTGAGCCCTTCGGTGTTTACTCAAAAAAAATAAAATCGATTGATGAATTGTCAGAAGGGGCAAAGGTTGCTGTTCCAAAAGATCCAGTGAATTTTTCGCGCGCACTGCAGCTGTTTGCTGATAATGGGATTATCGAACTTGATAATGATCAATCCGGCGATAATGCCTTTACAGTTGAAGACATTTCAAAGAATGAGAAAAAACTTGAATTTATCGCAGTTGATGGACCGCTTCTAGTCCGCTCTCTCGATGATGTGGAAGCTTCGGCGATCAATACGAATTATGCCCTGGAGGCTGATCTTAAACCGGTTGACGATGCATTGATTATAGAAGGAAAGGAATCTCCTTACGTAAATATTTTAGTAACGACGCCAGACAAAAAAGATGATGAAAGCATTCAAAAGCTGGCAAAGGAACTAACTACAGAAGAGGTTAGAAAATATATAGAAGATACATTCGAGGGTGCTGTAATTCCGGCTTTCTAG
- a CDS encoding methionine ABC transporter ATP-binding protein — protein MIKFEKVSKMFESGGKKIEALKDIQLTVDKGDIFGVIGLSGAGKSTLIRTVNLLESPTSGEVIVDGQNLAKLSDKELRKAKKNIGMIFQHFNLLDSKTVFENIAMPLLLSKKPKKEIKQRVEELLRFVGLEDKVENYPDQLSGGQKQRVGIARALATNPSILLCDEATSALDPQTTESILKLLKKINEEYRITILIITHEMDVIKQICNRVAVMEGGKIIETGSVFDIFSNPQTETAKNFVRSIVRDEIPQSVYDLLENSERYSEIYKFEFLGTSTGQHVISDVAKLFDVEANILFGNITELQGIPFGHLIVELIGAEAEIERARAYISEQKVNIREVIDNVRSKHRTDHSSLVGNIVHG, from the coding sequence ATGATTAAATTTGAAAAAGTTTCTAAAATGTTTGAAAGCGGCGGAAAAAAGATAGAAGCACTAAAAGATATTCAATTAACAGTAGATAAAGGTGATATCTTCGGCGTAATCGGATTAAGTGGTGCAGGTAAAAGCACGCTGATCCGTACTGTTAATTTGCTGGAATCTCCAACTTCCGGAGAAGTCATAGTTGATGGGCAAAATTTGGCAAAATTGTCCGATAAAGAGCTAAGGAAAGCGAAGAAAAATATCGGCATGATATTTCAGCATTTTAATTTACTTGATTCAAAAACGGTGTTTGAAAATATAGCAATGCCTCTTTTATTAAGTAAAAAGCCTAAAAAGGAAATAAAACAGCGAGTGGAGGAGCTGCTTCGTTTTGTCGGTCTGGAGGATAAAGTTGAAAATTATCCAGACCAGCTTTCAGGAGGACAAAAGCAGAGGGTGGGCATTGCTCGCGCCTTAGCGACAAATCCCTCGATTCTACTATGTGATGAAGCAACCTCGGCACTTGATCCGCAAACAACAGAATCTATTTTGAAGCTGCTCAAAAAAATCAATGAAGAATATCGAATTACGATATTGATCATTACACATGAAATGGACGTTATCAAACAGATTTGCAATCGGGTAGCCGTAATGGAGGGCGGCAAAATTATTGAAACGGGAAGTGTTTTTGATATTTTTTCAAATCCACAAACCGAGACCGCCAAAAATTTTGTTCGTTCGATCGTTCGTGATGAAATTCCGCAAAGTGTTTATGATTTGCTGGAAAACAGTGAACGCTATAGCGAAATTTATAAATTTGAATTTCTTGGAACTAGTACAGGGCAGCATGTTATTTCTGATGTAGCCAAGCTTTTTGACGTCGAAGCCAATATTTTGTTTGGAAATATTACTGAGCTTCAAGGAATTCCATTCGGTCATTTAATTGTGGAGTTGATAGGAGCCGAAGCTGAAATTGAACGTGCCAGGGCCTATATTTCAGAACAAAAAGTCAATATTAGAGAGGTGATTGATAATGTTAGAAGTAAGCACAGAACTGATCATAGCAGCCTTGTTGGAAACATTGTACATGGTTAG